The segment AAATTCTGGCGGGTACTTCTTTCGCGCCAGTCTCGGGGTTTACAGCCTCGTAGCGGTTCTGCTTGAGGATGAGCCATTCAAAGGCAACGAAAAGTCCCTGCTCCGGTATCTGCAAATCATGCTGGCTTACATCTATCTTCACCGTTTTAATACCTTTCTGCGCCACCCCAATCAGCGGCACCGACACCAGATCTTTGCCCGGCGCACCATTCTCCCCCACCCGCAGCAGATGCAATTTAAAAGTGGCGTTCTTGATATTGCTTAAAGCCACCAAGGAAATCTCGTCCAGAAAAGGAGTGGCGGCATACCCAGGTTTGTACGGAATGTACTGCGCCACAATCCAAGGCGTGCCGTTACTCCCAAAGGAGTATTCTGTGTTCTCGTCCAACTTGTTGATGACGAATTTGCGGCGCTTGGTGCTTTTCTTAACAGTCACTACATCTAACGCTACGGCAGTAGGAATTAAGGACACCTGCAGCATTCCTTCAGAAATAGCGACTCTGGTTCGCTCGTAGCCCAGACAGGAAATGACCAGCGTCTTGCCTGATAGATTGACTTGGTTAAAACTGAATTCGCCTTTTTCAGAAGAGGTGGTGCCCAGGTTCTCGTCTTCCACCCAAATGTTGGCAAACGGCACCGGCTTGCCCGTGGCCTTGTCAGTAACCACTCCTTTAACCTGACCAAATCCTACGTCCACAGACACAAGGAATACAAAAAGCAGGAGGATTGCTGGTTTCATGCTGTATGAAAATGGAGAAGACAGATTTGTTTTCAGGCCGCTTTTCTAAAGACGGCCCGAAAACAAGAGTTGAAGAGAGGAATCATCTTTCCCAACGCGCACTCTCGCGGCTTATTTGATGCGCCCGTAACTTTCAGTTTACCCTAAATCTTATATATATCGGCTACCACGGTGTTTTCTTCTGGTTTGCGGGCATCAGCGGGGCTATCAAAGACGACTAACAAGTGCTCGTCATCGTAGACGGCCAGTCCTTCGGCTTTGTCCTGGCCCGAGGTAGGGCCACTGCCGTGGGGCACGTCAAACAAATGCTCCAGATCTTTGCGGTGTACCATCTGTTCGCCTTCCAGGGAACTGCTCATGGCATTGGGCCAACGGTACACGGCAATGGTTCCGTCCAGATCCATGGACGGACCAGCCAGAATGTACAGGTCATCGCCTTTGGCGCGCAGTTCCCTGATTCCCTGTCCGGCCAGGTGCAGGAAGTGTTTTTTGTAGAGGGTGCCTTCTGCATTCTTCTTCAGCTGCAGGAAACCTTCTTTCTTAGCATCCTCCAGTTCCAGTTCCAGCACCATGGCCCAGCCGCGCAGCACCGGTCCGCGCAGGCCCACAAAAATTCGTCCTTCGTGGATGGACAAACCTTCAATGTCAAATCCGTTGTCTTTTCCAGGAATCGGGAGGAAATCAGCGAGATGGATGTCTTTTTTAATGGCGTCCATGAGCTGGTTCTTTTCACCGACGCTCACCAATTGTGCGGCCCGCAACGTTTTGGATGGATCTTCGGGATCAGGAGATTCTTTGGACAAGGTGTACTCTCCGGTGTTCACATCTTGTACCAACGGAATACGGGCCAATACATACCGGTTGGGCTCTTCTTTCACCTTCGCCAGGCGCTCAATCTGTTTTTTCACCGAGTCTTCTTTGCGAGGCTTTTTTCGTTTAAGACTGTGGGAACCCACCAGCCATAGATATCCGCCGCTTAAAGCCAGTCCTTCAATGTCAATCTCGCATGAACTACCCTCAGGCAGGTCCAAGTATTGGGTGAGGTCAAAGTGCACGTGTTCCCCGAAGCTGTGTTCACCAGTCTTTTTCAGGCGCTCCAGCGTGGTCTGCTCGTCACAGCTGAGCCAGAGGTAATCACCAGTGCGCAACACGGTAGAAAGGCCGTCGCGCACGTGCTTGCCGGTGGCGGTCATGCAATGGGTAGAATCAAAATGGAGCTCAAGCGGTATGGCAGGGTTTTTCATAGTCATGTGGTAAGTACGGTATCTGCACAGAAATAAGTTAGCGTTTTTTGCTCCATATTCAGAAATGAGGCTAAAACAAAATCTGAACTTCAGACTAACTTTTCATTTTTCCCGCAATATAGAAGGCAGATGTTTTTTGATGGGCCACCTTCCTTCTTCTATAGTTACGAAGAAAGCCGCCCCTGTTTAGGAGCGGCTTTCATGAAATTGGTCGAAAACGATTATTGTGCCAGCGTTACTTTACGCTCTACGGTGTTGAAAGGACCAGGAATCACCTTGCCTTGATTGTCAATCAGCTCCAGCTTGAAGGTGTTCTCGCCCATTGGCAAACCTTCAACCAGGTATGGCAACCACTGGTCTAAGATGAATTCATTGCCATTGATGGTGGCGCGTACCTTGTTTCCGTCTTTCGCTAATTTGGTGTTCACCAGGTAGAAATCCAGCATCACTTTGCGGGTGTCAGCGCCTTTGTACTCGCCTTTGGGGCGGCTATAGAACAGGTGCTGGCCACTTTCGTCAAACTTGGCGGCGTTGGCTGGGGCATTCCCTACGTTGATCACACGCAGGTCATACGCATCTTCGTGCTTGATGCTCTCGTGGTACGAACGCGAAAGGAACGACAACACCACGTGCTGACCCGGCTTAATGGCTTTCTTGAAGGTAGGCTTATAATGCGCGGTGTAAGGCTCGTTGTCCACGATGTTGTGGATGTGCTGGCCTTCTTTGGAGTTAGCGTGCTCATGGGTGCCAGCGTCTGAAGTCTGCTGGCTCAGCTGATAGTTTTTCACCTCGTAGTTAAACTGCACCGAGTCTCCGGTTACCTTTGCGTTCTTCTCGGGTTGGTTCAGGTCCAGATCGGCATCCGGGAAATCAACGGAGTTGCTGTAAGAATATACCTTCAGGCCGCCTTTTTCCATGGGAGTGCCCATGTCGCCCTGGTGCTGTACGCCTGCTGTGTCTTGGGTCATACCAGAATGATCAGCGGTAGCAGTGCTATCTGTTCCAGTTGCGGTGGTAGAACGTTTTCCGTCACAGGCAGTGGCCAGTAGCGTAGCGGCTATTGCCACAAATGATAGGTGTTTCTTTTTCATAGTAGGGTTTTCGTATAAGTACGTAGAATGTTTCAAAGATAGAAATTTCGTAACTTGCTGCACATTTTAAAGGACTTTCAAAAACGCGTCAAGACAGGTTTATGAATGATAAATTGTTAGAAGAAATACCTTCTTTAGACTTAGCCGATTTTACCTCCGGCGACCCGACACGCAAAGCCGCTTTTGTGCAGGCAATGGGCGATGCGCACCAAAACATTGGCTTTGTGGCGTTGAAAAACCATGGTCTGAGTGATGAATTGACCGATGAGCTGTACGCCGCCATCAAAAAGTTCTTCGCCTTACCCGATGACGTGAAGCAGAAATACGAGATCCCCGGCCTGGCCGGACAGCGTGGCTACGTAGGCAAAGGAAAAGAACACGCCAAAGGCCGCAACACCGGTGACCTGAAAGAGTTCTACCATGTGGGCCAGGAAGTAACCGACAACGACCCCATCAAAGACGAATACCCAGATAACGTTTGGCCAGAGGAGACTCCCGAGTTCCAGGGAGTGGCGCTAGAAGCGTACAAGCGTCTGGAGGCGGCCGGCAAACAAGTGCTGCGCGCCTTGGCCTTGTACTTAGGTTTGTCTGAAGATTACTTTGACGCCAAAGTGCACAACGGCAACAGCATCCTGCGCGCCATCCACTACTTCCCCATCGAGAACCCGGATGCCGTACCAGCCGATGCCGTTCGCGCTGCCGAGCACGGTGATATCAACCTGATTACCTTGTTGATGGGTGCCTCCGCCGATGGCCTGCAAGTGCTTCGCCGCGACGGGAAATGGATTCCGATCACTGCCCTGCCAGAGCAAATTATCGTGAACGTTGGCGATATGCTGTCGCGCCATACCAACAACAAGCTGAAGTCTACCATCCACCGCGTAGTGAACCCACCGCGCGAGCTGATGCACACGTCCCGCTTCTCTATTCCGTTCTTCATGCACCCACGTTCTGAGATGGACCTAACTTGCTTGGAGGGTTGCATTGATGCCCAGAACCCAAAACAATTCCCTGATATCACGGCCGGCGAGTTCCTGAACGAGCGTCTGGTGGAGTTAGGATTAAAAAAATAATCTGTTTTCAGAAACATAGAAAGGGGCCTTTAGGGCTCCTTTCGTTTTTATGCCTATTTTTATAAAACTGGCTTAAACCGCTCATCAACGCTTCGGTCTATTGCGCCCTCGTAACTATATTTTCCTGAAGGATGTGGCTTCGCTTTCGCTCACGGCGTTTGGCGGACCTCAGGCGCATATTGCCATGATGCTGCGCCTTATGGTGGAAAAACGGGGGTACATCACCGAGAAGGAACTGCTGGAACTGAACGCTCTGTGCCAGATTCTGCCTGGTCCCTCCTCCACCCAAACCATCACGGCCATCGGGTTTAAAGTGGGTGGTCCTAACTTGGCTTACCTCACTCTTTTAGTCTGGATTGCCCCAGCTGCACTCATCATGATTGCGGCCGCCTTAATCATTTCCTTTCTGCAGGGACAAGGAGCTCCTCTGGGCTTCACTCGCTTCATCCAACCCATGGCGGTAGGCTTTGTGGCCTTTGCCGCCTGGCGGATCAGCTCAAAGGTAGTCTATACCAAAAGTGGCATCGTGATTATGGTGTTCTCCGCTATTCTGGCTTTCTTTTTCAGGTCGCCCTGGGTTTTCCCCCTGCTGCTTTTGCTGGGCGGCAGTTTGACGGCGCTCCGGTTTCAAAAGCAACCAGTGCTGGAGAAAAAGCCGATGAAAGTAGAATGGGCTAACTTCCTGCTTTTCTTGGGAGTTTTTATCGCGGCGGCAATTCTGGGTAGGTTCACACAACTACGGGCCGTCTTGCTGTTTGAGAACTTCTACCGGAACGGCAGCCTCATCTTTGGCGGTGGGCAGGTCTTGATTCCGGTGATGTACACCGAGTTCGTGGAGTTCAAAGGTTACCTGAATCCCAAAGAGTTTCTATCCGGGTTTGCGTTGGTGCAGGCGTTGCCTGGTCCGGTTTTTTCCTTCTGCTCGTACATTGGCACCTTATCCATGCGCCCGTACGGCTGGGGAAGCCAGATCCTGGGCGGGGTGGTGACGACCATCGCCATCTTTCTGCCGGGCACCTTCCTAATCTTCTTTGTGATCCGTTTTTGGGAAGAGCTCCGGAAATACCGCGTGATTCAGGCCTCTCTGGAAGGCATTAATGCCGTGGGCTGTGGTATGGTGTGCGCCGCTGCCATCATGCTGTATCACCCCATTGAGAATACCCCTTATAATTTTGGCCTGGTGGTGCTCACCTTTGGGCTGCTGCAATGGACGAAGATTCCGGCTCCTGCCCTGATTCTCACGGGGCTAGTAGTAGGCTTATTATTCCCCGGGTAGGATTTCAGGCATTTTTGAAAATAACCTGTAAAACAAGAAAGCCCTGAAAGAACAGATTCTTCCAAGGCTTCCTTTTATTGGGTGTAGGAAGTTGTTACACCTCCTGCTTTTTGGCTTATAAGCTGCCTGACAAATTTTTCTCTTTCAGGATGTTCAACAAGTAATCGCCGTAGCCGCTTTTGCGCAAAGGCTCAGCCACCCGCTGCAGTTGCTCTGCGTTTATGTAACCCATCCGGTAAGCTACCTCTTCAATAGCCCCAATCTTCAAGCCTTGGCGTTCTTCAATGACCTGAACAAACGTAGCAGCCTGCATTAAGGATTGAATGGTACCCGTATCTAACCAGGCCGTACCACGGTCCAGGATACCTACTTTCAGTTTGCCTTGGCGCAGGTATTCTTTGTTCACATCGGTGATCTCGTATTCGCCACGCGGGCTAGGCTCCAGATTTTTGGAGATCTCTACTACATCGTTGTCATAGAAGTACAGACCAGGCACTGCGTAGCTTGATTTAGGCTGCTTCGGCTTTTCTTCAATAGAGACAGCCTTCATGCTTTCATCAAACTCCACCACACCGTAGCGCTCCGGGTCCTGTACGTGGTAGGCATACACTACCCCGCCTTCAGGGTCGTTGTTGGCTTGCAGGAGTTTGCTCATGCCTGATCCGTAAAAGATGTTATCTCCCAAGATCAAAGCTGCCTTGTCATTCCCGATGAAGTCTGCACCTAAGACAAACGCCTGAGCTAGTCCGTTAGGAACTTCCTGTACCTGGTAGCTGAAGTTACACCCAATCTGGCTGCCGTCGCCCAGCAGGCGCTCAAACATAGGCAGGTCATGCGGAGTGGAGATAATCAGGATGTCTCTGATTCCGGCCAACATCAAGGTGGACAACGGATAATAGATCATCGGTTTGTCATACACCGGCATCAACTGCTTACTAACGGCGAGCGTGAGCGGGTGTAACCTTGTTCCTGAGCCTCCGGCTAAAACAATTCCTTTCATGGTCTTATTTCTGATTGTAGATGAAGTCTTGGTTATCACGGAACCAGGCTAGAGTCCTCTGCAGACCTTCCTGAATTCTGATTTGTGGGTTGTAGCCCAACAGGCGCTGCGCTTTGGAAATATCAGCTAAGCTGTCTCTGATATCGCCGGCACGTTCAGGACCATACTCTGCCTGCACGTCAACACCGGCTTCTGCTTTCAGAATGTTGAACAAATCATTCAAAGAAGTCCTGTCACCTACCGCTATGTTGTATACTTGATTGATTGCCTCAGGATTCTCCACCAACGCTGCGCGGATGTTCGCTTCCACGCAGTTCTCCACGAAGGTGAAGTCACGGGTTTGCTCGCCATCGCCGTTCATTCTTGGTCCGCGGTTGTTCAGTACCGCATCAATGAACAACGGAATTACCGCCGCATACGCGCCATTCGGGTCCTGACGTGGTCCGAAGATGTTGAAGTACCGTAGCCCAATGATTTCCATGCCGTAGGTTTTGCCAAACACATCGGCATACAACTCATTAGCGTATTTGGTTACCGCGTAAGGTGAAAGCGGCTTGCCAATCTTATCTTCTACTTTGGGCAGCGACTTGCTGTCGCCGTAGGTAGAGGAAGAGGCGGCGTAGACAAAGCGCTTTACGTTCTGCTCTTTGGCAGCCATAAGCATGTTCACGAAGCCACCCACGTTCACTTCATTTGACGTTACAGGGTCTTTCACGCTTCTAGGCACAGAACCCAAGGCAGCCTGGTGCAAAACTACATCCATCCCC is part of the Rufibacter tibetensis genome and harbors:
- a CDS encoding carboxypeptidase-like regulatory domain-containing protein, whose amino-acid sequence is MKPAILLLFVFLVSVDVGFGQVKGVVTDKATGKPVPFANIWVEDENLGTTSSEKGEFSFNQVNLSGKTLVISCLGYERTRVAISEGMLQVSLIPTAVALDVVTVKKSTKRRKFVINKLDENTEYSFGSNGTPWIVAQYIPYKPGYAATPFLDEISLVALSNIKNATFKLHLLRVGENGAPGKDLVSVPLIGVAQKGIKTVKIDVSQHDLQIPEQGLFVAFEWLILKQNRYEAVNPETGAKEVPARISYEPSIRSYGPDNRSPNGWIYHQGKWVSTNQREGDAITSATPHFQVTLSN
- a CDS encoding DUF3616 domain-containing protein, whose product is MKNPAIPLELHFDSTHCMTATGKHVRDGLSTVLRTGDYLWLSCDEQTTLERLKKTGEHSFGEHVHFDLTQYLDLPEGSSCEIDIEGLALSGGYLWLVGSHSLKRKKPRKEDSVKKQIERLAKVKEEPNRYVLARIPLVQDVNTGEYTLSKESPDPEDPSKTLRAAQLVSVGEKNQLMDAIKKDIHLADFLPIPGKDNGFDIEGLSIHEGRIFVGLRGPVLRGWAMVLELELEDAKKEGFLQLKKNAEGTLYKKHFLHLAGQGIRELRAKGDDLYILAGPSMDLDGTIAVYRWPNAMSSSLEGEQMVHRKDLEHLFDVPHGSGPTSGQDKAEGLAVYDDEHLLVVFDSPADARKPEENTVVADIYKI
- a CDS encoding isopenicillin N synthase family dioxygenase, coding for MNDKLLEEIPSLDLADFTSGDPTRKAAFVQAMGDAHQNIGFVALKNHGLSDELTDELYAAIKKFFALPDDVKQKYEIPGLAGQRGYVGKGKEHAKGRNTGDLKEFYHVGQEVTDNDPIKDEYPDNVWPEETPEFQGVALEAYKRLEAAGKQVLRALALYLGLSEDYFDAKVHNGNSILRAIHYFPIENPDAVPADAVRAAEHGDINLITLLMGASADGLQVLRRDGKWIPITALPEQIIVNVGDMLSRHTNNKLKSTIHRVVNPPRELMHTSRFSIPFFMHPRSEMDLTCLEGCIDAQNPKQFPDITAGEFLNERLVELGLKK
- the chrA gene encoding chromate efflux transporter, with protein sequence MRPRNYIFLKDVASLSLTAFGGPQAHIAMMLRLMVEKRGYITEKELLELNALCQILPGPSSTQTITAIGFKVGGPNLAYLTLLVWIAPAALIMIAAALIISFLQGQGAPLGFTRFIQPMAVGFVAFAAWRISSKVVYTKSGIVIMVFSAILAFFFRSPWVFPLLLLLGGSLTALRFQKQPVLEKKPMKVEWANFLLFLGVFIAAAILGRFTQLRAVLLFENFYRNGSLIFGGGQVLIPVMYTEFVEFKGYLNPKEFLSGFALVQALPGPVFSFCSYIGTLSMRPYGWGSQILGGVVTTIAIFLPGTFLIFFVIRFWEELRKYRVIQASLEGINAVGCGMVCAAAIMLYHPIENTPYNFGLVVLTFGLLQWTKIPAPALILTGLVVGLLFPG
- the rfbA gene encoding glucose-1-phosphate thymidylyltransferase RfbA, encoding MKGIVLAGGSGTRLHPLTLAVSKQLMPVYDKPMIYYPLSTLMLAGIRDILIISTPHDLPMFERLLGDGSQIGCNFSYQVQEVPNGLAQAFVLGADFIGNDKAALILGDNIFYGSGMSKLLQANNDPEGGVVYAYHVQDPERYGVVEFDESMKAVSIEEKPKQPKSSYAVPGLYFYDNDVVEISKNLEPSPRGEYEITDVNKEYLRQGKLKVGILDRGTAWLDTGTIQSLMQAATFVQVIEERQGLKIGAIEEVAYRMGYINAEQLQRVAEPLRKSGYGDYLLNILKEKNLSGSL
- a CDS encoding SDR family oxidoreductase, translating into MYEHPFHNGSLEQTSFLITGGAGFIGSNLVEYLLKYNAKKVRVFDDYSNGFHKNLRAFKDNDRLEVQEGDIRNLEACMKACEGMDVVLHQAALGSVPRSVKDPVTSNEVNVGGFVNMLMAAKEQNVKRFVYAASSSTYGDSKSLPKVEDKIGKPLSPYAVTKYANELYADVFGKTYGMEIIGLRYFNIFGPRQDPNGAYAAVIPLFIDAVLNNRGPRMNGDGEQTRDFTFVENCVEANIRAALVENPEAINQVYNIAVGDRTSLNDLFNILKAEAGVDVQAEYGPERAGDIRDSLADISKAQRLLGYNPQIRIQEGLQRTLAWFRDNQDFIYNQK